A window from Thalassophryne amazonica chromosome 15, fThaAma1.1, whole genome shotgun sequence encodes these proteins:
- the LOC117526308 gene encoding nucleoredoxin-like protein 1, whose product MVDLFLNRVLVRNNWDQHELNTEREIDGILENHILMLFFASADCEKCHKFVPVLNDFFKRLKDPFYIDNPALLTLIYISLDQSEEQQESFFKELHKKSLFLTYDDPYRMELQAMFQVKDVPTVVVLRPDCSILCPNAVQDICHFGSDCFYNWQDSAALIERSFMLNEEFDDLNLRSATDPVRRLKYKTEDDSRRKKWWKFWGKEGR is encoded by the exons ATGGTGGACCTGTTCCTGAATCGTGTGCTGGTGAGGAACAACTGGGACCAGCACGAACTGAACACAGAACGGGAGATTGATGGGATTCTTGAAAACCATATCCTGATGTTGTTTTTTGCATCTGCTGACTGTGAAAAGTGTCACAAGTTTGTGCCTGTGCTGAATGACTTTTTCAAAAGACTCAAAGATCCATTTTACATTGATAATCCCGCCCTGCTCACCCTCATCTACATCAG CTTGGACCAGTCAGAAGAGCAGCAGGAAAGTTTTTTCAAAGAGCTGCACAAAAAGTCTCTGTTCCTAACTTATGACGACCCCTACCGAAT GGAGCTGCAGGCCATGTTTCAGGTGAAGGATGTGCCGACAGTTGTGGTCCTTCGTCCTGACTGCTCTATTCTGTGTCCAAATGCCGTGCaggatatctgtcattttggttcTGACTGTTTCTATAACTGGCAAGACTCAGCTGCGTTGATTGAAAGAAGCTTCATGCTCAATGAGGAATTTGATGACCTCAATTTGCGAAGTGCCACTGACCCTGTAAGAAGGCTCAAGTACAAGACTGAAGATGACAGCAGGAGGAAGAAGTGGTGGAAGTTTTGGGGAAAGGAAGGAAGATGA